A window of Stutzerimonas stutzeri genomic DNA:
CCTACGCACTGCACGGCCAGGTCAACTGGCTGTTGGGATTGCCGTTGGCGGTCGGGGGGCTGCTGAGCATCAGCCTGGGCGTTCGGCTCGCGCATGCGCTGCCTGAGCGGTTGTTGCGATTGCTGTTCAGCCTGTTCCTGGTGGCCAGCGCAGTGTTGCTCGCGCTGGAAAGCTGATCAGTCAAAGCACGAGCGTGAGTGCCCAGCCGCCGTATGCGCCACCGACCACCACCAGCCATGGCGGCAGCTTCCAGTACATCAGGGCGGCAAGCGCGAGCAGCGCCAAGATGAAATGCTCCGGTGCCTTTATGCCGCTGGTCCAGACCGGGTCGTACAGGGCGGCCAGTATTAGCCCGACCACAGCGGCATTCACCCCGGCCAGTGCCGCCTGGGTACGTCGATTGCTGCGCAATCTTTCCCAGAACGGCAACACGCCGATTACCAGAAGGAACGAAGGTGCAAATACTGCCACCAGGCACAGGGCGGCACCCAGCCAACCGCTGGCGCCGACGCTCATCGATGCACCGAGAAAAGCCGCAAAGGTGAACAGCGGCCCCGGTACCGCCTGGGCTGCACCGTAGCCTGCGAGGAAAGAATCGTTGTCGACCCAGCCTGACGGCACCACCTCCGCTTGCAGCAATGGCAAGACCACGTGGCCGCCACCGAATACCAGCGCGCCGGTACGATAGAACGCGTCGACCTGGGCCAGGGCCTGGCTGCTGGTACCGCTGGCGAGCAGCGGTAGCAGGGCGAGCAACGAGACGAATACCGCTAGCGCCGTCAAGGCGGCGCGGCTTGATACGGCGACTGGCAATGCCACATGCGACTCGGTGACGATTGGACGGAATATCAGTAGCCCGAGCAGGCCCGCCGCGACGATAACCCCGACCTGGCCCCAGACGAACGGGAGCAGCAACACGGCGCTTGCCGAGGCCAAGGCGATGACCACGCGTGGTCCGTCCGTGCACAGGGTCCGAGCCATGCCCCACACCGCCTGGGCAACCACCGCCACGGCGACGACCTTCAGGCCCTGAAGCACGCCATGGGGAAGCGCTTCGCCCCAGCTGGCGATACCCAACGCAAAGATTGCCAGGGCGACCGCCGACGGCAAGGTGAAACCCGCCCAGGCGGCAAGGGACCCGCGATAGCCGCCGCGCAGCAGGCCGATCGCCAGGCCGACCTGGCTGCTGGCCGGCCCGGGAAGAAACTGGCAAAGCGCCACCAGATCGGCATAGCTGCGCTCGTCGAGCCAGCGCCGACGTTGCACGAACTCGTGGCGAAAGTAGCCAAGATGCGCGATGGGGCCACCAAACGAGGTCAGGCCGAGGCGGAGAAATACCAGGAAAATTGTCCAGGCATCGAGTCGGCTGATCGCCGGATCGTGTTGTTGGGCAGTTGGCATGTAAGGCCGTCGGGGTTGAGTCGGGCGGCCATTTTAGCCAGCGAACGTGTCAGGCTGGTGACGCGGTGACATACCGAGCATGGCCGCGCCGTTTCGAGGCCAGTCGTCGGCAACGAGAAAGAGTCGCTCCTGCTCCAGCCAAGCGCCGGTCGCATCCGGTTCGAGCCTTGCCAGCAGCTGCGCGCGCGCCTGCGCTGGATTACCTGCCAGCCAATCGGCAAAGCGGCTTGCATCCCACAATTCCGCGGCCGGAATACGTGCCGGTGCCAGCCAGGCTGCGCGCGCGATGGGCTGCCAGACCGCGTCGGGCTTCTCCGCGTTGAAGCCCGGCCAATCGGCCTGGCGCAGCCACCGCCCATGCAGGTAGTGCGGATTGGCGCCGAGAGGCGGCATGCAGCCTCGCGGCCAGGGCTGGAACAGATAGCCGCCGAGCCAGAAACTGCTGTGTACGACGCGGCCGGTGAGTTCAGCGAGCACCGCGAGCGTTGCCGGCTGGCTGCTCAGCGGCAACTGATGCTGGCACATGTGGGCCAGCTTGAGGTCGAGGCGGTCATGGCTGCCAGGCCCCAACCAATCGGCATGCGCGCCGCCACCGCCGTGGTCCAGGCCCAGATAGAACTTCACCGCCAGCTCCAGATGGTGCACGCCGTCGTCGTCACAGAACAGCAAGTCCAACTCGCCCAGGGTGGTGCCGTTCTGGCGAATCGGCAGGTTGGCCGCCAATAGCTGAATATCCGGCGCCTGGGAAAGCGCGTACTGCCACAGCCGCTCGTAATACAGGCCGAGG
This region includes:
- the chrA gene encoding chromate efflux transporter, with the protein product MPTAQQHDPAISRLDAWTIFLVFLRLGLTSFGGPIAHLGYFRHEFVQRRRWLDERSYADLVALCQFLPGPASSQVGLAIGLLRGGYRGSLAAWAGFTLPSAVALAIFALGIASWGEALPHGVLQGLKVVAVAVVAQAVWGMARTLCTDGPRVVIALASASAVLLLPFVWGQVGVIVAAGLLGLLIFRPIVTESHVALPVAVSSRAALTALAVFVSLLALLPLLASGTSSQALAQVDAFYRTGALVFGGGHVVLPLLQAEVVPSGWVDNDSFLAGYGAAQAVPGPLFTFAAFLGASMSVGASGWLGAALCLVAVFAPSFLLVIGVLPFWERLRSNRRTQAALAGVNAAVVGLILAALYDPVWTSGIKAPEHFILALLALAALMYWKLPPWLVVVGGAYGGWALTLVL
- a CDS encoding DUF1853 family protein; translation: MSLRSLADFPSRLQHQQVRDLAWTILSPSLLSEAPRCQRHPLSASRWNSEPERMADWLQQQDADPSILEAWLSLHSTRRLGLYYERLWQYALSQAPDIQLLAANLPIRQNGTTLGELDLLFCDDDGVHHLELAVKFYLGLDHGGGGAHADWLGPGSHDRLDLKLAHMCQHQLPLSSQPATLAVLAELTGRVVHSSFWLGGYLFQPWPRGCMPPLGANPHYLHGRWLRQADWPGFNAEKPDAVWQPIARAAWLAPARIPAAELWDASRFADWLAGNPAQARAQLLARLEPDATGAWLEQERLFLVADDWPRNGAAMLGMSPRHQPDTFAG